TAGAACTCCCTAAGTGATTTCTCTCACAAATAAGAGATACAGAAATATGAGGATTAATGGATAGTGCACACaacttttgaatattttattctcAAGTGGTAATTTGGGTGTAGTAAAAGGGGAGACTGCGACAAAATGTGatgttattcagtttacacgaATTATACTCTTCTTTAGCATCTTCCAATAAAGACAGTTGTATAAGGCCAGTTTTTGCAGTAGCACACCACGTTGTTCTATCAAAGATTTCCTAGATAGCTAGTCTAGTGCCTTTGCTTTTTCCTGTTATAAATTTGACTCTTGTTGTTTGGGATCAGACCGAGACTCTATTTTCACCCaatgtaaaatataattaacGAGATGTGATACACACACACTTCAGAGAAAGGAGAAATGTATTTATTAATCTGACGAAACATAGGCTTCTTCATCCTGTTAAACTTTCAGTTTTCCTTTTCCTCGTTATTTAATTGACAAGTGCTTTAGAATATAAGCATCTTTATACATGTATGAAAATAAGAAAAGGTTCAATTTTGATAGGATAAAAATGTAAATACTATACAAACATTTCATTGCACTACAATAGATTTTGTATTTAGAATCACCTGGAAGGAATCCTTCACTAAATTTTTTCTCATGAAAATTTCAGTTACTTTTAAATGTTAGAACAAGTTGAAAAGCATATACATCGCCCATAGTAGAGTTTTTTTTGAAGGCCTCAACTTTATAGCCCAAACCCAAAACTAACATCGATCACCAAGAAGGTAACAGAGGCCACGCTAGTTAACATACTTGATTTAAGATGAATGAATGGACAAGTGGGCAGCAAAAACTTTTTTCGGTTCTATCTTGTTTGAAGCTACCAGATTTCATTATCTATATATACGCTGCCTTAAAAGTTTGAGCCACAAACCTCCTTCAGTAACCTGGACTAATACTTGGGTTAAGAGAACCAACTACGAAAACCATTTTCATCAAAACTCATGCCCCCAAGCAAAATTGTTATATATATCGTGTGATGCCTATAGCAGGGACAGGTAACATTCGAAAGCTTCAGCATATGGAACTTCATACATTGATTCAACAGGTATAACACATCACACATTAGCTCTTGATCAAGGATATGCACCCGGACACCGAAAATAATGAAATGTAAATAGATATGGTGGCATGTGAGTTGAGGTTGCCACCAAAATTGGTCATCAAATCTTCCATTCTCTAACTATCTCAATTACCTTGCACTGAGATATGGAGCAGCCACTAGTAGTAATAAACCTCCAAGACTTCACTATCTAGTTGCTGAATCATGACATTTGCTGAATTTAATACCTATCACTCCACCAAAGACTAAAAAGTTTCTAGTGTACTTAGCGCAACCACAAGCTGCGTTGTGAAACAggattaatatcaaatattcgTGAACTACAGCGaacatgaaatcaaagattTGAAATACTCCCTCCACAAACTGGACAACGGTTTCTCTAAGCTACTAGCGCACCTGTAGATGGTGAATTTCAAACTTTGACATAAGATACGGtcgaattaaaataaataaatagtctgaAAGATAAGTAATCAGTTGGATAAAATACATGAAAGTTATATATATGTGATTGGACAATCCCtgagctagcttttggagttgagttaggtccaagtctcaatcttaacatgttAATAGTCTTACATCGGGtggataaaatacctgagagttgcatatatgggcttggacaatcTTCCCctttgagctagtttttggagttgagttagatacaaatctcaatcttaacatggtatcagatatcaggttccaccgttatgtgttagACTGCCCATATTTGAGTCATTTGTCTCCAGATGTTCATTTTTGGGTGTGTAAGAGTGTTAATGATCTCACATTAGTTGAATAAAATAcatgagagttgtatatatgctTGTACAATCTTCCACCAAACTAGCTTTTGAGgatgatatatatgttttagTTACACGAGAAAAAAGAATAAATTCTCCATTTATACTCCAaaagaaaacaatttttttattaaatctccaaaACCACCAACATCACACATACATCAACAAAATTATTGGATTTAAATACACAAAATTTACAAACATTGACAAGAAAAAGGTCATGTTACTCCTCAAAATCCTTTAGATGCACTATCCTTCAAAACCACAGGCTTATCAGCCATAGACAGACAATATTTTGCAATTTCCCTAAATTTAGGAACACTCCTCAAATCCACCTTGGTTCCATCTCTCAAGGTGATGATAACGTCACCCCACTCACCAATAAATCTTGGTACAACCTGAACATCTTCGATTACATCGTAGGAGAAGTCACTTCTGTCCTGCCCTGTCAGCCCAGATATGACAGTAACCCTCAAGTTAGTAAACCTGTATCTCAGAAAAAATGCCCTAAATACAGCGGCCAACGATAACGGTAGCCAAAGAAGAGTGAAGCCCAGAAGAATATTTGCTAAGAGGTCTCCATAGTGAGCTCCGCCGTCGAAAAAGATGGTTTCTTCGTCTTTCTTGGAGGTGGCGGAGGCGGAGGTAGTAATAGGCTTGGAGGACACGTGGAGCCTGCTGGTTGGGCGGGGGGATATGGTAATGTGGCTGGGGAAAGGCAGTTTGGTTATTAAGCATGGGTGCCAGTGGTGGGAAGCGGCAGCGGAGGGTAAACGAGTGACTGAGGAGGCAGTGGCGGTGGCCATGGCCAATAGCTTGCTTATATCGGACTAAAATGGATAGCACCTCGTTGGTAGTTAAATTCTCTACATATATGTCAACGTGGCAGATCATCAACCGATGATCACGTTCAATTTTTTCAGGATcacatatttttctttttccttccacattttaaaattaaagaaaatcgtgagtgttaaattattttttattttacttttttttttattatatccGTATTAACAAATAAGCTACAAAGTGAAACAACATCAATTTGTGAAGTACATTTAAAATTCGATCACGACAAATTTTTGACATGTTAAGTTTAGGGGAACATCgaaatttttatcatatatattaacttcaatgtggttttattattttatattattaaatttcaattttaataaattaatcttTCCGTGTAAAGGATCGCAACAAAATTTTGAGGTACATGTTGCTGCCTATATATGAACCATTTGAACATCAGATAAATAATAATCCAAAGTAAATCCATCAATCTTGGTTTCCACGGAGTACATATAtctcatttaaattttgaacttGTTATATTACCTAAtgcaatgaatttcaaatttttataaaatgtagtcatttgaaatttatctcATAGATATTTTTCTCGAGTCTAAATCATTTCATTcgaatgtaattttttttaatcttaaacttaaataattgaaGTGCATATACTTACTAAACAtcgtataatatttttattaaa
This genomic interval from Primulina huaijiensis isolate GDHJ02 chromosome 14, ASM1229523v2, whole genome shotgun sequence contains the following:
- the LOC140957418 gene encoding uncharacterized protein; amino-acid sequence: MATATASSVTRLPSAAASHHWHPCLITKLPFPSHITISPRPTSRLHVSSKPITTSASATSKKDEETIFFDGGAHYGDLLANILLGFTLLWLPLSLAAVFRAFFLRYRFTNLRVTVISGLTGQDRSDFSYDVIEDVQVVPRFIGEWGDVIITLRDGTKVDLRSVPKFREIAKYCLSMADKPVVLKDSASKGF